In Actinomadura luteofluorescens, the sequence TCTTCTCCAGAGCGTAGGCGGGGTCGGCGGCACCGCCCTTAACCTCCTCGTCGGCCTCAGCGACAGCGGTCAACGCCCGCGCAACTCCATCACCGGACCAGCCCCGCAACTGCCTCTGCACCCGATCGATCTTCCACGGCGGCATGCCCAGATCCTTGGCCAGGGCCGCTCCTCGCGCGCCGCGGGGTGCACCGCCGACCTTCGCCAGTCCGCGCACGCCCTGGGCGAGCGCGCTGACGATCAGGACGGGCGCCACGCCCGTCGCGAGGGCCCAACGGAGCTGCTCGAGGGCCTCGGCGAGCTGCCCCTCGATCGCCTTGTCCGCCACGGTGAAGCCGCTGACCTCCGCGCGTCCCCGGTAGTAGCGGGCGATGGCCGCATCGTCGATCTTGCCGCCGGTGTCGGCGACGAGCTGGCTGCAGGCCGCGGCCAGCTCGCGCAGGTCGTTGCCGACGGCCTCGATCAGCCCCCGCGCGCCGTCCGCCGAGATCTTCCCGCCCGCCTTGCGGATCTCGCTCCGGACGAAGTCGACCCGCTCGCCGGCCTTGGTGACCTTCGGGCACGCGATCTTGCGCGCCTTGAGCTTCGTCAGCCCGTCCACCAGTGCCTTCCCCTTGGCGCCGCCGGGATGGACGGCGACGAGCACGACGTCCTCCGCCGGAGCCTTGGCGTACTTCAGCACCTCGGCCGTCAGGTCCTTGCCCAGATCCTGCGCCGACCGCAGCACCAGCACCTTCCCGCTGCCGAACAGCGACGGCGACGTCAGCTCCGAGATGCGACCGGGCTCCAGCGCACCGGGCGCCAGATCGATGACCTCGATCTCCGGATCCCCCGCTCGCACGGACGCGACGACGTCCCCGATCGCCCGCTCCACGAGCAGCTCTTCGTCACCGACGACCAGAATGATGGACTCAACCGACACCCCTGCAGCATGCCACGCCCCACTCACCCCTGCGCCCAACCGCA encodes:
- the holA gene encoding DNA polymerase III subunit delta, with translation MSVESIILVVGDEELLVERAIGDVVASVRAGDPEIEVIDLAPGALEPGRISELTSPSLFGSGKVLVLRSAQDLGKDLTAEVLKYAKAPAEDVVLVAVHPGGAKGKALVDGLTKLKARKIACPKVTKAGERVDFVRSEIRKAGGKISADGARGLIEAVGNDLRELAAACSQLVADTGGKIDDAAIARYYRGRAEVSGFTVADKAIEGQLAEALEQLRWALATGVAPVLIVSALAQGVRGLAKVGGAPRGARGAALAKDLGMPPWKIDRVQRQLRGWSGDGVARALTAVAEADEEVKGGAADPAYALEKTVARIVAARG